In a single window of the Candoia aspera isolate rCanAsp1 chromosome 14, rCanAsp1.hap2, whole genome shotgun sequence genome:
- the MEIOB gene encoding meiosis-specific with OB domain-containing protein, with product MACSISSQNIVAISDLHPNLAHPSIIGVVIGKTDAKGFPDRKNIGSERYTFCFTVRDSPSWFINVNSWGKEDYIKSLSESFKVGDCVVIENPLVQTKEVEKEEKFNPTTPSSYKLLLSENHSAVRIYEVDTRLLSLLHLPVKNPQDFYSLGDIVANGQSLDGKIINILAAIKLVGEPKYFATSDRRKGHRCEVRLYDDSESSFAMICWDHESIQLAQSWVPQETVIFASDVRINFDKFRNCMIATVISRTIITINPDTAEANILFNFIRQSPEILDLDDEMRDQFKESINLQTIADIYTVEQLKMKALQNDGKPEPFYGIIFAYISTLNIDNEASKVIRNRCVKCHYVVNEKTNTCSFCSSTNSLDADAVPVFASFDLLVDLTDHTGTLHFCTLSDIIAEETLGYTVQEFQALTEAQKTALKWQLLLERSKIYFKVILSTTARTGLRVKLLSCKLADPMEACQNLPGKGK from the exons AGTATAATTGGTGTGGTGATTGGGAAAACAGATGCCAAAGGCTTTCCAGACAGAAAAA ATATTGGATCAGAAAGATAtactttttgttttactgttcGTGATTCCCCATCATGGTTCATAAATGTAAATTCCTGGGGAAAAGAGGACTATATTAAATCACTTTCAGAAAGCTTTAAAGTTGGTGATTGTG TTGTAATTGAAAATCCTTTAGTGCAGACAAAAGaggtggaaaaagaagaaaaattcaacCCTACAACACCAAg CAGCTACAAATTATTGCTCAGTGAGAATCATTCTGCAGTCAGAATCTATGAAGTAGACACCAGACTGCTGTCTCTGTTGCATCTACCTGTCAAGAACCCTCAAGATTTTTACTCACTGGGGGATATTGTGGCCAATGGACAAAGCCTGgatggaaaaataattaatattcttGCTGCTATTAAATTA GTTGGTGAACCAAAATATTTTGCTACTTCAGACAGGCGGAAAGGCCACAGATGTGAAGTAAGGCTGTATGATGATAGTGAGTCTTCCTTTGCAATGATATG CTGGGACCATGAATCTATTCAGCTTGCACAGAGCTGGGTACCCCAAGAAACAG tAATATTTGCATCTGATGTAAGAATAAATTTTGACAAATTTAGAAACTGTATGATTGCAACTGTAATCTCAAGGACCATCATTACTATTAATCCTG atacagcagaagcaaatattttattcaaCTTTATAAGACAAAGTCCAGAAATATTAGACTTGGATGATGAAATGAGAGATCAGTTCAAGGAGTCCATAAATT TGCAGACAATAGCTGACATTTATACTGTGGAACAATTAAAGATGAAAGCTTTGCAAAATGATGGAAAACCAGAACCATTTTATGGCATTATTTTTGCCTACATTTCTACATTGAATATTGATAATGAAGCAAGTAAAGTAATACGGAACAGATG tgtcAAGTGCCACTATGTTGTCAATGAAAAGACAAATACATGTTCTTTCTGTAGCAGCACTAACTCCTTAGATGCTGATGCTGTGCCAGTGTTTGCCAGCTTTGATTTACTAGTTGATCTAACTGACCACACAGGCACTCTTCACTTCTGCACTCTCTCAGATATAATAGCTGAAGAAACTTTAGGTTACACG GTCCAAGAATTTCAAGCTCTGACAGAAGCACAAAAGACAGCATTAAAATGGCAACTTCTTCTAGAAAgaagcaaaatttattttaaa GTTATTCTTTCTACCACAGCACGAACTGGGCTGAGAGTGAAACTACTTTCTTGCAAGCTAGCAGATCCAATGGAGGCTTGTCAAAACCTGCCTGGAAAAGGAAAATAA
- the FAHD1 gene encoding acylpyruvase FAHD1, mitochondrial translates to MSLSKPMSKFWEWGKNIFCVGRNYAAHAKELKNALPTEPLFFLKPSSAYIREGNAIIQPYYCNKLHHEVELGVVIGKRAQGVPQEAAMGHVAGYALCLDMTARDTQEECKKKGLPWTLAKGFSTSCPVSDFVPKEKVPDPHQLKIWLKVNGELRQEGNTSGMMFTIPYIISYISGIVTLEEGDIILTGSPEGVSAVQEKDEIEAGIEGLLRMQFQVVRQKSRP, encoded by the coding sequence ATGTCTTTGTCTAAGCCTATGAGCAAGTTCTGGGAATGGGGTAAGAATATCTTCTGTGTGGGGAGGAATTATGCAGCACATGCCAAGGAGCTGAAGAATGCCCTTCCCACTGAGCCACTTTTCTTCCTTAAGCCCTCCTCAGCCTATATCAGGGAAGGCAATGCCATCATCCAGCCCTACTACTGTAATAAGCTGCACCACGAGGTGGAACTGGGTGTGGTGATTGGGAAGAGAGCCCAGGGAGTTCCTCAGGAAGCAGCAATGGGTCATGTGGCAGGCTATGCTCTCTGCCTGGACATGACAGCCAGGGATACTCAGGAGGAGTGCAAGAAGAAAGGGCTTCCTTGGACTTTAGCCAAAGGATTCAGTACCTCCTGTCCAGTGAGTGACTTTGTACCCAAGGAGAAAGTCCCAGATCCACATCAGTTGAAGATCTGGCTGAAGGTAAATGGAGAGTTGCGTCAAGAAGGGAATACATCTGGCATGATGTTCACCATTCCATACATCATCAGCTACATCAGTGGAATTGTCACATTGGAAGAAGGGGATATCATCTTAACAGGGTCCCCTGAAGGAGTTTCTGCTGTGCAAGAGAAGGATGAAATAGAAGCTGGGATTGAGGGGCTGCTGAGAATGCAGTTTCAGGTAGTGCGGCAGAAAAGCCGTCCCTGA